The genomic interval gtgtgtgtgtgtgtgtgtgtgtcctcccTGTGTCACACTGCTTTTTTCCctcaatccaaagacatgcagttaggctaactgcTGTCTCTGCCCTGCCTGTAGGGTGCGATAGTGCTCATGCACCCTGctacggactggcatcctggacCCCAGCCTTGTACTTTCAGTGTTTTTGAAAACATTTGGTCAGTGGATAAAATGTTAAAGTTGCCCATTTTAAGTGTCAgattaaaaaaagtttaaaaaattgcGCTCAGAAACAAGCGTATATTGATGAGCTCTCAACATATCTTCTTTGTTACTACACCTGGTCTGAATTTGAGTCTCCACATGAGTCCTTCCAGGAAAAAGGTGCATTTGAATCATCACCAGGAAACGTGAGTTTGTGGCATGAGGCGTGTAGTATTTCAGTTTCAGTCGAGAAAGTGGATGGCTTTAGTGTGCGGCTACAGGTAATACAGAACAAGAAACAAGCAATAGACATAGAGAAAAAGGACAAGCTAACTGAAAATGCTACTAGAAAACATACCTCACGCGTTGAGATGGGCAGGTTTCCATTTAAATATGTATAGATGTTTGTATTGTTTTTATGAATTGTATTACTTTAATGTGAACTGAATAGAATAGACTACTCCACTGTAATTTCAGCATCTGATTATTAGAGCACGGTGAGTGAGAGAGAAACTGTTTAAACGTTATTTGAACTTTGTACCCAAAAACTTTACAACAGCCCAATGCTTTGCTCTGAACGACAGAGGAATCACCTTCTCTGAAGCGTGGGTGACATTGTATACAGCAGCTAATCACACAGGAGACCACTAATCAAGGAGAAGGCTTACAGACAGCGTCAGGGAAAGATGACTGAGGCAGGGAAGCGCAAAGCCACAGCCGCCTCACAACCACTGCTGGCCTTCGTCCTCATCATCGTCGTCAGCTTGGCACAGGCTGGTCGTCTGCTGGTGGTGCCCGTGGATGGCAGCCACTGGACTGGTGTGAAGGCCGTGGCAGAGGAGTTGGGCAGGAGGGGACattcggtggtggtggtgatccCAGAAGTGAGCCTGCGGCTGGGGCCCAGCaagcactgcaccaccaagGTCTTCCCGGTGTCCTACACTAAGAGCACGATTGACGCACTGCATTCCAAGCACGTGGAGATGTTTCGAGGAAACCAAACCTTCCTGCAGAGGGTGTTTGGCTTCTTGACGACCATCAGCAATGTCACCCAGTTAATGACGACCACAGTAGAGAACCTGCTGCACAACGAGGAGCTGATGTCATACTTGAGGGATCAGAACTTTGACGCTATGCTGACGGACCCCGTGATGCCGATTGGTGTGATCCTGGCAGAGTACCTTGGCCTCCCGAGCGTGTACATGCTCCGTGGCTTTCCCTGCGACCTCGATTCTGCAGCCACCGGCTGCCCCAGCCCACCCTCCTTTGTGCCACGGTTCTTCACCCGCAACACTGACCGCATGTCATTCGGTCAACGCCTGGGCAACACACTGCTCAGCATGCTGGAGCCCCTGCTCTGTAAAACGTTCTTCTGGTCCTTCGACGGCCTAGCATCGCGCATCCTCCAGAGAGATGTGACACTGGTGGACATGATGAGGGGCGCCTCCCTGTGGCTGATGAGGTATGACTTCACCTTTGAGTTTCCCCGACCCCTGATGCCCAACATGGTCCTGGTGGGAGGAATCAACTGTGCTGTGAGGAGCGCCCTGCCGAAGGTAAGGATGACGCAAGAAAGCAGTTCCATTCACTAAACGGGTCCACAGATGCCAAAAACAATTGCAGAGGACAGTACTAGTGATAccgagatggatggatggatggatggatggatagataatgTATGAAACGTCGGTATGAATAAAACCACCCACTTTTGCAAAGTGGCTAATTTAAATTGACACTAATATCTGCAGTCACTGTCTGGCTGACAAAAGCAGCTCCATCAGTTTGGAAGCTAGTAGGCCTGCTAGTTAGTTAGTCAGCTAGTTGGTTAGCAAGCTCGTGATATCGCCACTTTGCTAGATGGTGGGGTCATGTACCAGAGCTCATAAAACGATATTACGTTAGTGAAATTTCTAGTGTAAACCACACGTCTTTGAGACTATGAAGTACGACGCTGGAAAGCTTAGGTGTTTTACAAAAGCAGCTGCATGTTGAACTAGTGTGAACTAGTGTAGTATTTCTAAGCCAACCAAAGTTATGATGTCACATCCTATGCTAGGACAAGATGCTACACTTGCAAAGAAAAAAGTTTTGTTGTTTAAATAGGTTCAGtaaatggataaacaaaaatatatatatgaatttgGCAGTGCAGTTTCTACAGCAACCAAACCATTGTTGATTATTTGTAAAGATCAGACATATTTGTAAAGACAAAAGAGAATAGCATGCAGCAGGAGGTATTGTCTGACAACGAACAAACAGCATGATGATAGACAGCATAGAAAATAATATGAAACACGCCTACAAATATTATCCCTGATAAATGCTGACCTTAACTCCATCTGGCAAAGATAACCTTTCAAAATTTGAACCCTAACCTATATTTCAGTAGGACAGAGGGCTACCGCGACCTCGCTTGTGTACCTGTGTGGGCTCGATAAGGGAAGTTAATGATCAGCGATCTGGTGTGTGCAATCGCATGTAACAGAAACCCAAGCAGTAGGTCAGAGGTGGAACTCTCACTCACAGCTTTATCAATGGCCATGCGTTGTTTGCTGGATGGGATCCATCAAACATCCTGACCCAATGTAGCACTTCCTTGGTCAACCAAAGACATATTTCTGCATTTTCACTATGTCCTCAGTTACAGTCCATATTTCAGGGCTCTTTTTGCTGTATGAATCCGAGCTCGATCCCAGGTAACGCAACCAACCTTTCGTGGCCATCCTATTTCTTTCTTGCTTGCCGTCTTAGAGAGTCGTGCACTTCAGCTAACAGGGAGGGTGAGGTGGGGCAGCCAGACGCCAGACGCTCACCCTCCAAGTGGCGGCAGCGATTGCGGGGGTGCGCTTAACGGGGCAGCGTCTAGCTTCTGGTGAAGATGCACAGCTAAACTGCAACCTTCAAGCTGCTAAAGAGCTAAACCTGGATGATGAGCATCCAGCGATGCTCCTGCGATGCTCCTCACTGTGTCCCACTCGCTCCCACTGCACACTGATACCCAGCGCAGTGGCGACTGAGGGCTTCATCCCCTGTTAACCCAGAGTCACTGCCATCTGGGGTCCCTTTGTATTTAAGGTTCACAGATGGTCGGGTGAAAAAATGAGAGGTGTTAATGAGAGTCAGACAAACCAGGTTTATTGAATTAGAGGCTCATCACTGGATTTGCCACTGGAAGCCCACCTTTACAGAGACTGAGTTAGACATAAAGAGGGCTAGGGAGATTACCCAGTCTCTTTATGCAACACCAGCCGCATTTCTTACTTTTTGTGTCTGTATTTATCAGATTCAGAGTTCTTCAGGAGGACTAATGCTATAGCATTGCCTAATCTCTCTTCGACAACATGTTTGGAAAAGAGCTCAGtgaatatgaggcatataagcTAATTTCACAAATTGTCTAAAGGTTTCACAAGTGCCAAAGTGCAAAATAAGTGTAGACCTAGTCATGTTCCTCAACCACAAGTTGAAAATGAGTTGCTAAATTCTGTGTTTAGGGTATTATGATGTGATGCAAAAGAACGATTAAAGCAAAGAATGATTAAAAAATGAGATATAATACTGATTTTTGGAGGCTTCTGCCAATTCGCATCCCTCCTGAATAAATAATTCCTTACAACAGGGTAACTCTACAGGCATTTTTTTCTCGTCAGGACCAACTTCCCCCGTTTCTCATGACAACAAAATAATTACAAGCATAAACATATAGCTTAATGTTTAGTATATTATAACAGCTTGTCATTGGTGATGTTATACTGTTTGAAATAGTAATAAAATAGGAATATATTGATCAGCGCATCACGTTTTGTTTAATCAAGGCTTGCAAGCTTTATAGCTCAAGTGATCCTGACGTCACTGTGCATTACTTATCTTGTAACTTTTTAATTTGGGTTTCCTCTGGTATCCCTCTGTCTTTCAAGGCAATGATGAAGGGATCCATGCTTTGGGCCCAAGGAAGAGATTagccaggatggggctccagcccactgcaggacacacacacgaTTCCCACCTACAGACAATTTGTCCAGTTCATGGGTAGAGCATGGTAACTCCATATATGTAGAGCtggggcagagactcaaaccctggtcctagGGGTGTGAGGTAAGAGTGCTAACCAACATGTTCTGCAAACCAAACCTCTTTTAGTAATTAGTACTCAAGAAATGAGTAACGGATGGGCCTTGTTTTTAAATCAagagaaatacattttatttgtttttatttacattcaaAATAGTTTATACACAAGTCAGCCACATGGTGGCAGTATGCCCACCacatcctccatccatccattatccatacttctttatccatctgggtcgcggggaagccggagccaatcccagcatcatcgGACGAGAGGCAGGGTCCACCCTGGGCAggccgccagtccaccacagggccaacacagacaaacagctgcacacactcacacctatgggcaatttagagtagccAGTCAACCTAATCTGCATgactttggactgtgggaggaaaccggagcacccagaggaaacccacgcatgcacggggagaacatgcaaactccacacagaaaggcaccctGAGTGACCTGTTAgttgtaaaattaaaatgtaatgataCCCCAGGGAGCACATTTGTTTGTCCAGCAGAATTACAGAAAAGAAATAAGTACGAGTAAAACTGTACTCTTCAGAACTGACAAACAGatagatataaaaaaaatatatcacgtgtgtgtgtgtgtgtgtgtgtgtgtgtcacactgCTTTTTTCCctcaatccaaagacatgcagttaggctaactgcTGTCTCTGCCCTGCCTGTAGGGTGCGATAGTGCTCATGCACCCTGctacggactggcatcctggacCCCAGCCTTGTACTTTCAGTATTTTTGGAAATATTTGATGAGTggttaaaatgtaacatttcccCATTTTAAGTGTCAGGTAaactattttaaattttaaatgaaaacgcTACTAGAAAAACATGCCTCATGTTGAGATGGACAGGTTTCCATTGAAATATGTATAGATGCTTGTATTGTTTGTATGTATGGTATCGTTTCAATGTGAACTGAATAGATGTCTATTCCAGTCATTTCAGCATGTGATTATTGGATGCTGAGTGAGACAGAATCGGTTTAACCCGTTGGAGCCCTATAATAATTAGGGACGGCCCGATCCACACTTTTTCCACTTACAATGTGATTAcgatacacaactgccaatATCGATACAAGTGCTCTTTTtatctttaatatttaaatataataaatacatataatacatatttataccttatatattattaatattttgcaactagtaaataaagaataaaaatgtatgccaaaaaatctttaattataGGCTGCTAGAAAAACACATaccgtactgttccacctcgtttgtacatcttgttttaagcgtttttgagtcATTTTGTAGTTCAATTCGAATATCTTCAAAACGATCATATGCAAGTGGCGAGTCCACAAAACAACCCTAtgtagcgactcccaaatcataaATAACTTTTTGTCATATTACTCGCATTGCGCAGTTGCGTGCTTTTTGTtcagtgggattttccactgAACGCTGCTttcacctctcaaaactttgtttttacaaagatcGAAAATCGCTGTGCTAATAGTtgctgttaaaagcgtaaaacaCTTCCAGATCGTCACCCTCATATGGTATTTTTACGCCCTCCCCTACTGCGAAGGGAATGCGGAAGCGAATAAGCATTTCGTTTTGCGAGGCGCTTTTTAGTGTAATATGTTTGAAATATAAGCCTCATTTCGCACAAGATTACTCTGGAATACTTTAGCGAACAATGTTGCAACTTGGACAACTGGATCGGGTAAGTTCTCTCGATTCCAAAGATACACAATTCTTGTCTGTGCATTATACCTATTCAATGGGTGTGAATTAAATCAACGCATTTTGAGATAAACGTAATTTGAACTTTGTACCCAAAAACCTTACAACAGCCCTATGCTCTGTTCTGAACGACAGAGGAATCACCTTCTCTGAAGCGTGGGTGACATTGTATACAGCAGCTAATCACACGGGAGACCACTAATCAAGGAGAAGGCTTACAGACAGCGTCAGGGAAAGATGACTGAGGCAGGGATGCGCAAAGCCACAGCCGCCTCACAACCACTGCTGGCCTTCGTCCTCATCATCGTCGTCAGCTTGGCACAGGCTGGTCGTCTGCTGGTGGTGCCCGTGGATGGCAGCCACTGGACTGGTGTGAAGGCCGTGGCAGAGGAGTTGGGCCGGAGGGGACattcggtggtggtggtgatccCAGAAGCGAGCCTGCGGCTGGGGCCCAGCaagcactgcaccaccaagGTCTTCCCGGTGTCCTTCACTAAGAGCACGATTGAGGCCATGCATTCTACGCACATGGAGATGTTTCGGGGAAACCAGACCTTCCTGCAGTGGGTATCTGTCTACTTGAAAACTATGAGCAATGTCATCCAGTTAATGACGACCACAGTAGAGAACCTGCTGCACAACGAGGAGCTGATATCGTACTTGAGGGATCAGAACTTTGATGCCCTCCTGACGGACCCCCTGATGCCGATTGGTGTGATCCTGGCAGAGTACCTTGGCCTCCCGAGCGTGTACATGCTCCGTGGCTTTCCCTGCGAGCTCTATCCCTCTGTCACCGGCTGCCCCAGCCCACCCTCCTTCGTGCCACGACTCTTAACCCACAGCACTGACCGCATGTCATTCGGTCAACGCCTGGGCAACACGCTGCTCAGCATGCTGGAGCCCCTGCTCTGTAAAGCGTATTTCTGGTCCTTCGACGGCCTAGCATCGCGCATCCTCCAGAGAGATGTGACCGTGGTGGACATGATGAGGGGCGCCTCCCTGCGGCTGATAAGGTATGACTTCACCTTTGAGTTTCCCCGACCCCTGATGCCCAACATGGTCCTGGTGGGAGGAATCAACTGTGCTGTGAGGAGCGCCCTGCCGAAGGTAAGGATGACGCAAGAAAGCAGTTCCATTCACTAAACGGGTCCACAGATGCCAAAAACAATTGCAGAGGACAGAACTAGTGATAccgagatggatggatggatggatggatagattgattgattgattgattgattgatttgaCTTACCTACAGGCAGTCAAAAGGCGCCCATCCGCCACCCCCCTCAATGACTGTCTTCTGTATGGACTAACATAGGGAGCTCATTGCACTAAGACACTCAGTCTATAATAGGATGGCTGTgtcttttttgtgtgttttattctCTTATGTATTACTTCTATGCTGCTAAACAGAGCTGCTAAACTGTTATTCACTATTTCTgtaatagtgacaataaagatctatcttatcttatctagATATATAGATAAATAGACAGATAATGTATGAAACGTCGGTATGAATAAAACCACCCACTTTTGCGAAGTGGCTAATTTAAATTGACACTAATATCTGCAGTCACTGTCCACAGATTCCAAAATAAGTTGGAGAGGACAGTACTTATGATACTGAAATGGACAGACgggtagatagatagacagatagatagatattggACAgagtaattattattgttattatttattaataataataatgataataatcataAGAATAGTAATGGGGGCggtgtggtggtgcagtggttagcgctgctgcctcacagcaagaaggtcctgggtttggttgcGGGTCCTTTCTctgtggagttcgcacgcgcTCCCCGTGTTCATGCGGGCTTTcgctgggggctccagtttcctcccacggtctgAAAGCGTGCAAGATAGGTTGATTCGTGAGTCTAAACTGGCTTTGCGAGTGTGCGCCCTGTGGTTTGctggcgactgcccagggttggttcccgtcTGCACCcgttgttcccaggataggctccggtccccccgcgacccctgtctgtctgtcatcccccaccaggagagggcaatccaccctaTTCCAGTTGAGACCCATGGCCTTGGAACTAGAGGTGCTCATTCGCATCCCGGCTGCTTCACAATCAAACCACCTCATCGCAGGTAACAGCCCGAAGATGCCAAAAGGACCACATCATCCACAAAAAGCAATGATGCAATCCAGAGGCCCCTGAACCGGACCACCTCTGCTCCTCAGCTGCGCCCAGAAATTATGAACAGATTCGAcaacaaagggcagccctggcagagtccaacacccaccaagaatgagtctgacttactgctggtGATGTAAACCAAATTCTTGCTCCATTTATACAGGAACCTGATGGGCTGCAATGACAGACCCCGTATCCGATACTCTCAACGCACCCTGCACAGGACCCCCCGAGGGACAGAGTTATATGCCTTATCCAATTCCACAAAACGCAATGTAGACttgttgggcaaactcccatgaaccttTCAGTATCCCGATGAAGATGAAGAGCTGGTCCAGCATTCTGCAGCCTGGACAGAATCCACAGTGTTCCTCCTGGATCTGAGGTTCAACCAATGGGCGGACCCTCCTCGCCAGTACCACAGCATAGAGCTTGCTAGGGAAGCTGAGGAGTATGATTCCCCTGAAACTGGAACACAACCTCTGGTCTCCTGTCTTAAAGACTGGGACAACCCCAAAGTCTGCCAACCCCAAGGTACTGTTCCCAACCTCCACACAATGTTGAAGAGGCTTGTAACCCGAAACAGCCCAATAGTATCAAGAGCTTTCAACAACTCAGGACGAATATCCTCCACCCCTGGAGCCTTACGACCAAACAATTTTTTGAGTACTTCAGTGAAGTCAGCCCCTGTAATGTATAAGTCCTTCTCTGAGTCTTCCAGCTCTACTTCCTCCATGGTATGCGAATCAGTGGGATTCAGGAGGCCCTCAAAATACTCCATCAAATCTGCATTTGAGGTCAACAATCCTCCATCCCTGCTGTAAACAGCATGGGTACAACCCTGCTTCCCTCTTCTGAGTCATCtgatggtttgccagaatctTTTCGAGGCAGACTGAaggtcactttccatggccttcACCAAACTCCCCCTACACCCGAGTTTTTGCATCAGCACCTGCCAAAGCCGCTTTCCGCTGGCCTACCAGTACCTGTCAGGTGCCTCAggagtcccacaagctaacCAAGCTTGGAAgacctccttcttcagcctgacagctccctTTACTGCTGGTGTCCACCACAGGGTTCAGGGTTCACCACCTCGTCAGGCACTAACAGCTCTACGGCCACAAATCCACACAGCCTTTTGCTAAATAATATGTTCTGGCATCTGTTATATCTCGGTGTTTCTGAGAACTTGTCGGATACGCGGTTGCATTGTAGAGGATGTCCTAAAGTGTAACTGCGTTGCAGTACGAGTTGACATTTCTGAGTTTTTTTGTTCACATACTGTTTGGTCATAGAGCACTTTATGATGAAGCTTTTAGTGGTTAAATAAATTGGTCGTGTTGCCTTGTGGTGCAGACACAGCTTTGAAATATATTCTGCAAATAGTTGTTCTTCTTGGTCCAATTCATTGAAACCAAAATGACTTCAAATAACTCATGTGCATTTACCTCTTTTGTCAACCAAAGGTCCCCGTCCTGCCATTTCGATCATGAATGCATTTTGATCTCTGTGCTG from Paramormyrops kingsleyae isolate MSU_618 chromosome 16, PKINGS_0.4, whole genome shotgun sequence carries:
- the LOC140578859 gene encoding UDP-glucuronosyltransferase 1A6-like, which produces MTEAGKRKATAASQPLLAFVLIIVVSLAQAGRLLVVPVDGSHWTGVKAVAEELGRRGHSVVVVIPEVSLRLGPSKHCTTKVFPVSYTKSTIDALHSKHVEMFRGNQTFLQRVFGFLTTISNVTQLMTTTVENLLHNEELMSYLRDQNFDAMLTDPVMPIGVILAEYLGLPSVYMLRGFPCDLDSAATGCPSPPSFVPRFFTRNTDRMSFGQRLGNTLLSMLEPLLCKTFFWSFDGLASRILQRDVTLVDMMRGASLWLMRYDFTFEFPRPLMPNMVLVGGINCAVRSALPKVRMTQESSSIH
- the LOC111858344 gene encoding UDP-glucuronosyltransferase 1A1-like isoform X2 — protein: MTEAGMRKATAASQPLLAFVLIIVVSLAQAGRLLVVPVDGSHWTGVKAVAEELGRRGHSVVVVIPEASLRLGPSKHCTTKVFPVSFTKSTIEAMHSTHMEMFRGNQTFLQWVSVYLKTMSNVIQLMTTTVENLLHNEELISYLRDQNFDALLTDPLMPIGVILAEYLGLPSVYMLRGFPCELYPSVTGCPSPPSFVPRLLTHSTDRMSFGQRLGNTLLSMLEPLLCKAYFWSFDGLASRILQRDVTVVDMMRGASLRLIRYDFTFEFPRPLMPNMVLVGGINCAVRSALPKDLETFVNGSGEHGFVVFTLGSMVSQMPEDKAQCFFEAFRQIPQRVLWRYTGPVPTNVPENVKLMKWLPQNDLLGHPKARAFVTHAGTHGIYEGICNAVPMVMLPLFGDQSDNVQRMVVRGVGEMLNIYDITVEQIVTTLNKVINDSSYKDKIMKLSAVHKDRPVEPLDLAVFWTEFVMRHKGADHLRPAAHDLNWIQYHSLDVISLLVVIIVTVVIVIVKSCRFCIRMCFRGKSQKRKKE